The following proteins are encoded in a genomic region of Neospora caninum Liverpool complete genome, chromosome XI:
- a CDS encoding SRS domain-containing protein: MMAPLLLVVTVLMSTTVLGTKEDAGTTNKLTCDAGTNLAGISVEVDADTKRASFVCGTHFSQVLPSSEGGQPVTKCYMTGEAVGQDKNEKSLVELFGNGSEATVNTPSEQDQQGSEVTLSLGKLPQRTTTIYFGCKAATNNEGGTGPGSTGVPGVGALAAAKAVEKKCVVTVTVPADPAANTCTVAKQNMDLEITSESKSVSFQCDTIIDRLNPENHSDLIFDESCQNPVRLADMLPSAKLATSTSGYTFSVEELPETAGTFCYKCAAASGSEQEGEELRQEPNACYVKIQVPQRSNAASTSAFARSVQALLLGLGVFVAFVQVMY; the protein is encoded by the exons ATGATGGCGCCTCTGCTGTTGGTGGTCACCGTGCTCATGTCTACTACAGTGCTTGGGACCAAGGAAGACGCTGGCACCACGAATAAATTGACCTGCGATGCAGGGACCAATTTGGCAGGCATATCCGTTGAGGTTGACGCCGACACCAAGAGGGCCTCGTTTGTCTGCGGTACCCACTTTAGCCAGGTGCTGCCCTCATCAGAGGGCGGTCAGCCGGTCACAAAGTGCTACATGACAGGAGAAGCAGTTGGGCAGGATAAGAACGAGAAGTCTCTGGTGGAGCTTTTCGGCAACGGATCCGAAGCCACTGTTAACACTCCAAGCGAACAAGACCAACAAGGTTCAGAAGTTACGCTGTCACTGGGCAAGCTACCTCAGCGGACAACTACCATCTATTTCGGATGCAAAGCGGCAACGAATAATGAGGGTGGCACGGGACCCGGATCGACAGGCGTCCCTGGGGTAGGAGCGCTCGCCGCGGCAAAAGCAGTCGAAAAAAAGTGCGTCGTCACAGTGACAGTTCCCGCTGATCCAGCTGCGAACA CATGCACCGTTGCGAAGCAGAACATGGATCTGGAGATCACGAGCGAATCCAAGAGCGTCTCGTTCCAATGCGACACGATCATTGACAGGCTTAATCCAGAAAATCATTCAGATCTGATTTTTGACGAATCTTGTCAGAACCCTGTAAGGCTGGCAGACATGCTGCCGTCTGCGAAGCTCGCGACATCGACCTCGGGCTACACGTTCAGTGTAGAGGAGTTGCCTGAGACTGCAGGCACATTCTGCTACAAGTGCGCAGCTGCTTCTGGGTCTGAgcaagagggggaagagTTACGGCAAGAGCCCAATGCATGCTATGTGAAGATACAGGTACCTCAGCGCAGTAATGCTGCCTCGACCTCCGCCTTTGCACGATCAGTGCAGGCTCTCTTGCTCGGGTTAGGTGTTTTTGTAGCCTTCGTTCAGGTCATGTACTAG
- a CDS encoding SRS domain-containing protein, with the protein MASRQMATMGGTRAGPSNWRMAGTLFLVGAVLVSSAVLGSKGQSAETSTNTCTKRAANQGISVAVDTVTRKVTFVCDTGINNVLPSPSETRLAKYYAGPNLEDEEELETLFGQGSQATITPSQRISGGQSTVTLALGKLPETKQVIYFGCSDKAASEGVGAPAPGGPGVVGRGKETKCVVTVTVPADPDASMVPELAKQEELAPFSMKRSRPHQLASALIFLLACLLLCIPVCHHSRWRSSRMPAACTVAKENMNLEINSESKTASFRCDTDIATLSPRTATNIFDESCENEVTLAEKLPSASLTNTNSGYQFTVEELPEPAATFCYKCSAASASGTRASPEQSQNAIACYVKIKVSAANLDSAALISARTLSVPALFLGLAAAVLFAAAVF; encoded by the exons ATGGCATCTAGACAAATGGCCACCATGGGAGGGACTAGAGCTGGTCCATCAAATTGGAGGATGGCAGGGACTCTGTTTTTGGTCGGCGCCGTGCTCGTGTCCAGTGCAGTGCTGGGGAGCAAGGGACAGAGTGCCGAAACGTCTACCAATACCTGCACAAAAAGGGCCGCTAACCAGGGCATATCCGTTGCAGTTGATACCGTAACCAGGAAGGTTACATTTGTATGCGATACTGGAATCAACAATGTGTTGCCGTCGCCCAGTGAGACAAGACTCGCCAAGTATTATGCGGGCCCAAATCTTGAGGATGAGGAGGAGTTGGAGACGCTTTTTGGCCAAGGGTCGCAAGCCACTATCACACCCTCACAAAGAATCTCCGGCGGCCAATCAACAGTCACGCTGGCACTGGGAAAGCTCCCCGAAACAAAGCAAGTCATCTACTTCGGCTGCAGCGACAAGGCGGCGTCTGAGGGGGTAGGAGCACCTGCACCAGGCGGCCCTGGGGTGGTtggaagaggcaaagaaacAAAATGCGTTGTCACAGTGACCGTTCCCGCTGATCCAGATGCCAGCA TGGTCCCAGAGCTTGCCAAGCAAGAAGAACTCGCGCCGTTTTCAATGAAGCGCAGTCGCCCACACCAATTGGCATCAGCACTTATTTTTTTGCTCGCTTGTCTGCTGCTTTGTATTCCTGTATGTCATCACTCTCGCTGGCGCTCCTCGCGTATGCCTGCAGCGTGCACTGTTGCGAAGGAGAACATGAATCTCGAGATCAACAGCGAATCCAAGACCGCTTCTTTCCGATGTGACACAGACATTGCCACGCTGTCTCCACGCACCGCCACGAATATATTCGATGAATCATGTGAGAATGAAGTGACTCTGGCAGAAAAGCTGCCATCTGCCTCGCTGACGAACACGAACTCGGGCTACCAGTTCACTGTAGAGGAACTGCCTGAGCCTGCAGCCACATTCTGCTACAAGTGCTCCGCTGCTTCTGCTTCTGGCACGAGGGCGTCTCCAGAACAAAGTCAGAATGCAATTGCATGCTACGTGAAGATAAAAGTTTCAGCCGCTAATCTCGACAGTGCTGCCCTGATCTCTGCAAGAACATTGTCAGTGCCTGCTCTCTTTTTGGGGTTGGCTGCTGCAGTACTCTTCGCTGCGGCCGTTTTTTAG
- a CDS encoding SRS domain-containing protein — protein sequence MRESVSTAGTRVLLTQRRMAGAVCVVVVVLMSTAVLGMNADDDGSKITCNETTAQTGISVSVDQKTKKVSFVCDTGMKTVLPSEGSSVTKCYTEKGLKEEEELVSLFGQGSQATVVASTGKSKQNSEVTLTLGELPQTMQTIYFVCTDSTASDAESAEETGDPDASLTVPQAGAEAGGSVGPAPKPGAISGVNSVTPGVGARRLAVVGASHDAFRRSANRAAVGVSKQGESKARCIVTVTVPADPTASTSSWSKLGRQRSHGLPNKARGRPLSINPTQPYQPAIRLNACYLASKHSVFRGHVHHLTPRCPSVMPAACTGAKQSMDLEITSESKSVSFQCDTIIDRLNPENHSDLIFDESCQNPVRLADMLPSAKLATSTSGYTFSVEELPETAGTFCYKCAAASGSEQEGEELWQEPNACYVKIQVPQRSNAASTSAFARSVQALLLGLGVFVAFVQVMY from the exons ATGAGAGAATCGGTCTCCACGGCAGGGACTAGGGTTCTGCTAACGCAACGCAGGATGGCAGgggctgtgtgtgtggtcGTCGTGGTACTCATGTCCACTGCAGTGCTGGGAATGAACGCAGACGATGACGGCTCTAAGATCACCTGCAATGAAACTACGGCTCAGACAGGCATATCGGTGTCAGTTGACCAGAAAACCAAGAAGGTCTCGTTTGTGTGCGATACGGGCATGAAAACCGTGCTGCCCTCAGAAGGAAGCAGTGTCACGAAGTGTTACACTGAGAAAGGACtaaaggaagaggaggagtTGGTGAGCCTTTTCGGCCAAGGGTCCCAAGCCACTGTCGTAGCGTCAACAGGAAAGTCCAAGCAAAATTCGGAAGTCACACTTACACTGGGAGAGCTCCCGCAAACAATGCAGACCATCTACTTTGTTTGTACCGACTCGACAGCCTCGGATGCCGAGTCAGCAGAAGAGACTGGCGACCCTGATGCGTCTCTGACGGTCCCCCAGGCGGGCGCCGAAGCGGGTGGAAGCGTCGGCCCGGCACCGAAGCCTGGTGCTATTTCGGGTGTAAACTCAGTCACGCCAGGTGTAGGCGCGCGGCGTTTGGCGGTGGTTGGCGCCTCGCATGATGCCTTCAGGCGTTCGGCTAACCGAGCTGCCGTCGGGGTTTCAAAACAAGGAGAATCAAAAGCCAGATGCATCGTCACTGTGACAGTTCCCGCTGATCCAACTGCCAGCA CGTCGTCCTGGTCCAAGTTGGGCCGACAGCGGTCCCACGGTTTGCCAAATAAGGCCAGAGGGAGACCGCTTTCAATCAATCCGACTCAACCGTACCAACCAGCAATTCGCCTCAACGCATGTTACTTAGCTTCCAAACATTCTGTGTTTCGGGGCCATGTACATCATCTCACTCCCCGGTGTCCCTCTGTTATGCCTGCAGCGTGCACCGGTGCGAAGCAGAGTATGGATCTGGAGATCACGAGCGAATCCAAGAGCGTCTCGTTCCAATGCGACACGATCATTGACAGGCTTAATCCAGAAAATCATTCAGATCTGATTTTTGACGAATCTTGTCAGAACCCTGTAAGGCTGGCAGACATGCTGCCGTCTGCGAAGCTCGCGACATCGACCTCGGGCTACACGTTCAGTGTAGAGGAGTTGCCTGAGACTGCAGGCACGTTCTGCTACAAGTGCGCAGCTGCTTCTGGGTCTGAgcaagagggggaagagTTATGGCAAGAGCCCAATGCATGCTATGTGAAGATACAGGTACCTCAGCGCAGTAATGCTGCCTCGACCTCCGCCTTTGCACGATCAGTGCAGGCTCTCTTGCTCGGGTTAGGTGTTTTTGTAGCCTTCGTTCAGGTCATGTACTAG